In Triticum urartu cultivar G1812 chromosome 6, Tu2.1, whole genome shotgun sequence, the following proteins share a genomic window:
- the LOC125515456 gene encoding uncharacterized protein LOC125515456: MSLPQLEIFAKDVDEAREEIFRVLPMMDRSVRIIYFDGWGGFGVSAVLRSIAKVLPSVRTAPELCFDRIIHIDCSEWKSERTMQRLIAEELKLDHSVISILDKQDEEDDFSGVDESSRSVIERVGLMIHQTLRGSKFMMIFLNGSDVEFDVGAFGPPFARFGDNMMIWAFKRRFLTMDHWCSEIADKLRYTHTLSCVHPMITERLTSSGFQAILREEAAAIVARSPCMLYIDPTMVADCCLYQLFLHCNFHTFQWVAHASNCWMCDGIIQGDRARDISIALHGKLNWERGAPLVNGVLRKFMKHTEPPFLILQDDDVYEEGPYRWISVTSRNTKLHGLQTIPTAASSFFLAFERSDYPIPLPHGLFEHSNNLGVLVLCCCAFSFAAPPFLKSHRLRFLGLDCCIDDQTGDGEDHTEWASLYSLWVLHLSYTDWNEILSEEKMDLMTNIKELNIEGTRCWQYTADLQGRLPNLQRLRIIKPTCQWETSRDVGNSFMDKARIEILDLSGNTEMEVVPTSLSKASGLRVLVLDGCDGVENIDGPGGLPSSIESFSFDGYGPAFEWTPSIELPFKHSCPPTTTETNNRDIKVSKISLAGCKQLKNLFLRGLPNLLELDLSGTAIKILDFETMVVQVPGLKRLFLIGCEHLRAINFPGKSDFERNLDLELLYIDTRPGAACHRSTIEENNSSQLQVNAIIADARLVRSLHSLIYYGMNSPRDVCFDIQVTSSPVSVGPVQPEAPCSDKIGHSEEESLNQLVPAHRYSDVSSMIGDASLPMQAFPPPPMKLDRHVEIAEGSHFLESELDKYRGLGGLMDLYAESLHVHDVPVCAIVPPPFWGNKLRHFCVERCSKVDAVFQTSPDGLLKLETLWVSHLLMARWICSKGYHFTGGTFRSLQHLHVRSCPSLQFVLPVWFPSFPSLKTLYIIHCSNLKHIFTLDNEYPEEIAVQGVLFPKLTTIHLHDLPELQQICEFKMVAPAVKTIVIRRCWNLCHPLPVVATDDIEIEKDGCVEVDAGHHPDSWTPRYKMKLPRVSVLR; the protein is encoded by the exons ATGAGTCTTCCTCAATTG GAAATATTTGCGAAAGATGTTGATGAAGCGAGAGAGGAGATATTTCGAGTTCTTCCGATGATGGACCGCAGTGTAAGGATCATCTATTTTGATGGTTGGGGTGGATTTGGGGTGTCGGCAGTTCTGCGATCTATAGCGAAAGTGCTTCCGTCTGTGAGAACCGCTCCAGAACTATGCTTTGACAGAATAATTCATATAGACTGCTCAGAGTGGAAAAGTGAAAGAACAATGCAGAGATTAATTGCAGAGGAACTGAAACTTGACCACTCAGTGATATCCATTCTAGACAAGCAAGATGAAGAGGATGATTTTAGTGGAGTTGACGAAAGTTCAAGGAGTGTAATAGAACGTGTTGGGCTAATGATTCATCAAACCCTGAGGGGCAGCaaatttatgatgatttttcttAATGGAAGTGATGTCGAGTTTGACGTAGGAGCCTTTGGTCCCCCATTCGCAAGATTTGGTGACAACATGATGATATGGGCCTTCAAAAGAAGATTCCTGACTATGGATCACTGGTGTTCCGAGATAGCAGACAAGCTAAGATACACTCACACTCTTTCTTGTGTCCACCCTATGATCACAGAACGACTAACAAGTTCAGGGTTTCAAGCAATACTACGTGAAGAGGCTGCTGCCATAGTTGCTCGGAGTCCATGTATGCTGTACATCGACCCAACAATGGTTGCAGATTGTTGTCTCTATCAGTTATTCCTGCATTGTAACTTCCACACCTTTCAATGGGTTGCTCATGCTTCCAACTGTTGGATGTGTGATGGGATCATACAAGGGGACAGAGCAAGGGATATCAGTATTGCATTGCATGGAAAGTTAAATTGGGAGCGTGGTGCTCCTTTGGTTAATGGTGTGCTTAGGAAGTTCATGAAACATACGGAGCCTCCTTTTCTGATACTTCAAGATGATGATGTCTATGAAGAAGGGCCATACCGCTGGATTTCAGTCACATCGAGGAATACGAAATTACATGGTTTGCAAACTATACCTACAGCGGCATCATCTTTCTTCTTGGCATTTGAAAGATCGGATTACCCAATTCCGTTGCCACATGGCTTGTTTGAGCATTCCAACAACCTTGGTGTGTTAGTTCTCTGTTGTTGTGCCTTCAGTTTTGCAGCACCTCCTTTCCTGAAAAGCCATCGCCTAAGATTCCTTGGACTGGACTGTTGTATAGATGACCAAACTGGTGACGGAGAGGATCATACAGAGTGGGCAAGTTTGTATAGCCTGTGGGTGCTACACCTTTCTTACACAGACTGGAATGAAATATTATCTGAAGAAAAGATGGATCTCATGACTAATATCAAAGAGCTCAATATAGAGGGAACAAGGTGTTGGCAGTACACCGCTGACTTGCAAGGGCGGCTACCTAACCTTCAAAGGCTCCGAATAATCAAACCAACATGTCAATGGGAGACATCCAGGGATGTTGGCAACTCCTTTATGGATAAGGCAAGGATAGAGATACTTGATTTATCAGGTAACACTGAGATGGAAGTTGTGCCAACAAGCCTATCAAAGGCGAGTGGACTTCGAGTGCTTGTACTTGATGGTTGTGATGGGGTGGAAAACATTGATGGCCCTGGTGGGCTTCCTTCGTCCATTGAGTCCTTCAGCTTTGATGGTTATGGCCCAGCTTTCGAATGGACACCAAGCATTGAACTACCTTTCAAACATTCCTGTCCACCTACGACAACAGAAACAAATAATAGGGATATCAAAGTCTCCAAGATCTCCTTAGCAGGGTGTAAACAGTTGAAAAATCTGTTCCTGCGTGGGCTACCCAACCTCTTGGAGCTGGACCTCTCTGGAACTGCAATCAAGATACTAGACTTTGAAACTATGGTGGTGCAAGTCCCAGGGCTCAAGCGGCTATTTCTTATTGGATGTGAGCACCTTCGTGCAATAAATTTTCCAGGCAAGAGTGACTTTGAGAGAAATCTGGACCTAGAGCTGCTGTACATAGACACACGACCTGGAGCTGCGTGTCATCGGTCAACTATTGAAGAGAACAATTCCTCCCAGTTGCAGGTGAATGCTATAATAGCTGATGCAAGGCTAGTCCGGTCATTGCACTCTTTAATATATTATGGTATGAATAGCCCCAGAGATGTTTGTTTTGATATCCAAGTCACCTCCTCACCTGTGTCTGTTGGGCCTGTTCAACCGGAAGCACCATGCAGTGATAAGATTGGTCATTCTGAAGAAGAGAGCCTGAATCAGCTTGTTCCAGCACATCGATACAGCGATGTCAGTAGCATGATTGGTGATGCCTCACTCCCAATGCAGGCTTTCCCGCCTCCGCCTATGAAGTTGGATCGGCATGTTGAGATCGCTGAAGGGAGCCATTTCTTGGAGAGCGAGTTGGACAAATATCGAGGTCTAGGTGGCCTGATGGATTTATACGCTGAATCGCTGCACGTGCATGATGTCCCGGTATGTGCTATTGTGCCTCCTCCATTTTGGGGGAACAAGCTTAGGCACTTCTGCGTTGAGAGGTGCTCCAAGGTGGACGCCGTCTTCCAAACGAGCCCGGACGGATTGCTGAAGCTAGAGACTTTATGGGTGTCGCATCTCCTAATGGCCCGTTGGATCTGCAGTAAAGGCTACCACTTCACCGGTGGTACTTTCAGAAGTTTGCAGCACCTACATGTGCGCTCCTGCCCCAGCCTCCAGTTTGTGCTCCCGGTGTGGTTCCCCTCCTTCCCTAGCTTGAAGACACTATACATTATCCACTGCAGCAACCTCAAGCACATCTTCACACTGGACAATGAGTACCCAGAAGAAATAGCCGTCCAGGGTGTACTATTCCCAAAGCTGACCACCATCCACCTTCATGACCTACCGGAGCTGCAGCAGATATGCGAGTTCAAGATGGTGGCTCCGGCAGTCAAGACCATCGTGATCAGAAGATGCTGGAACCTGTGTCATCCGCTGCCGGTTGTGGCCACCGATGACATAGAGATCGAGAAGGATGGCTGTGTCGAGGTGGATGCTGGCCACCACCCTGACAGTTGGACGCCCCGATACAAGATGAAACTGCCCAGGGTCTCCGTCCTCAG GTGA
- the LOC125517040 gene encoding putative ripening-related protein 6 has product MASIIKVVAVFGILVFLQVWCAAGQIYTFSAVMSANGFDKGEEGGLASCDGQYHSDDQFLVSLGSMWYGPGNRCGKTIRIKSADGLYVVAMVVDECGRESGCGENEISTSAAVWKAFGLDTSVGQVFVSWSDTN; this is encoded by the coding sequence ATGGCGAGCATCATCAAGGTCGTGGCCGTCTTTGGCATCCTTGTTTTTCTGCAGGTGTGGTGCGCCGCGGGGCAGATCTACACCTTCTCGGCGGTGATGTCGGCGAACGGCTTCGACAAAGGGGAGGAGGGCGGGCTGGCGAGCTGCGACGGCCAGTATCACAGCGACGACCAGTTCCTGGTGTCGCTGGGTTCGATGTGGTACGGCCCCGGCAACCGCTGCGGCAAGACGATCCGCATCAAGAGCGCGGACGGGCTTTACGTGGTGGCCATGGTCGTGGACGAGTGCGGCCGTGAGAGCGGCTGCGGCGAGAACGAGATCAGCACGTCGGCCGCCGTGTGGAAGGCCTTCGGGCTTGACACCAGTGTTGGCCAGGTTTTCGTTAGTTGGTCGGATACCAACTGA